GCCTCCAGGAGGGCCAGAAGATGCTCCTCCCGGATCCCCGCGTGCACGTGGCACTCTCCCGGGAACAAGTCCATTTTCCTTCCGGTAACCCGGGCCACGTGGGCCCCCAGGAACATGTCGGGGACAAAGTAGATGGGCCGGTCCTGGGGGAGGCGGGAGACCACTTCCACGGCGTTGGCGCTGGTGACGCACACGTCGGCCAGGGCCTTCACCTCGGCCCTGGTGTTCACGTAGGCCACCACGATCCCGTCGGGGTGGGCCCTTTTCCACTCCAGGATGTCCTCGGGGCGGATGCTGTCCGCCAGGGAGCAGCCCGCCTCGAGGTCCGGGAGGAGGACGGTCTTTTCGGGGTTCAGGATGGCGGCGGTCTCCGCCATGAAGTGGACCCCGCAGAAGACGATGACCTCGGCCTGGGTGCGCTGGGCTTCCCGGGCGAGGCTTAGGGAGTCCCCCACGAAATCCGCCACCTCCTGCACCTCGGGGAGCTGGTAGGAGTGGGCCAGGATGACCGCCTTGCGCTTTTCCTTGAGTTCCAGAACCGCCTGGGTCAGGGTTTCCTTATCCATGGTTTTCTTGGACAGGCTGGAAGCCTTGCTCCCAAAAGTGGGCGTCGTAGGCGAAGGCCCTTTCCATCTCCCTCCGCCGCATGAAGAGGAAGCTGGTCCAGTCCACCAGGCTCACGTCCCGCCTCCCCGAAGCCAGGGTGGCGGTGAGGGCCGCCTGGTGCAACTCCCCGTCCACCGGGGCCACCCGCACCACCCCCAGGAGGTCGTGGACCAGGACCCTGGCCGCCTCCATTCCCAGCCGTCTCTGCACCAAGGCCAGGCTTTCCACCACCACGTAGGCGTGGGTGTGAAGGGGGATTCTACGCCTGAGGAGCTCCGCAAAGGCCTGAGCGGCCTCCTGGTGGTGGGCATCGTCCCGGTCCAGGAGGGCGTAGAGGGCCGAGGTGTCAACGAAGGCTGCGGAAGGCCTCATCTAGGTATTGGTCATGGGCCTCGCTCACGTCCTTGGCCCCTGAGGCGAAGCGGCCCACCGCCTCTAGGGCCCGTCTCGCCCGCTCCTCATAGCCGCCGTTCTCCTCCTCCAATAGGTAGCGCTCCACCGCCCGGCGGACCAGCTCCGCCAAGGAGACCCCCTCCTCCAGGGCCTTGGCCCTCAGACGCACCAACTGGTCCTCCGGGAGTTGGACCTGGGTCCGCACCATGCCATCATGGTAGCACATCATGCCATCATGGTTTGACCACCAGGAGGGAGAGGTCCAAGGCCTTGGCGGAGTGGGTGAGGGCCCCCACGCTCACGTAGTCCACCCCCGCCTCCGCCGCCTCCTTGGCCCTTTCCAGGGTCATGTTGCCGCTGGCCTCCAGAGGCACCCGCCCCCCTACCCGGCGCACCGCCTCGCGGATGGCCTCCAGGGGGAAGTTGTCCAGGAGGATCAGGTCCGCCCCCGCCTCCAGGGCCTCCTCCAGCTCGGCCAGGTCCCTCACCTCCACCTCCACCTTGAGGTGGTGGGGGGCCTCCGCCTTGGCCCGCCGCACCGCCTCCCCTACCCCGCCCGCCGCCCGGATGTGGTTCTCCTTGATGAGAACCCCGTCAAAGAGGCCAAAGCGGTGGTTTCTCCCTCCACCCACCCGCACCGCGTACTTCTCCAGGGCCCTGAGGCCAGGGGTGGTCTTGCGGGTGTCCAGGACCTGGGCCTTGGTGCCCCTTAGCGCCTCCACGTAGCTCCGGGTGAGGGTGGCGATGCCGGAAAGCCGCTGGAGGAGGTTCAGGGCAAGCCGCTCCCCGGTGAGGATGCCCCTTAGGGGCCCCGCCACCCGGGCCACCTCCTGGCCCATGTGCACCCGTCCCCCCTCGGGCAAAAGGGGGGTGAAGGCCACCCCTGGGTCCAGGAGGGCGAAGACCCGCCCGGCCACGGGGAGACCCGCCACCACCCCCTCCTCCTTGGCCAGGATGACCGCCTCACCCCTTAGGGCCTCGGGAACGAGGAGGGCCGTAGTCAGGTCCCCATGCCCCAGGTCCTCCAGAAGCCAGGCCCTCAGGGCCTCGTCCAGGTGGGGAAAACCCTCCACGCTTCCCTTATACCCTATCCCCCCTGTTCTTACAGAAGCCTAGGCCAAGGTGGCGTAGGCTTGGAGGATGAACCGGCTCAAGGACGCCAAGAGCCCCTACCTCCTGGCCCACGCAGAAGACCCCGTGGACTGGCACCCCTTCGGGGAGGAGGCCTTCCGGAAAGCCCAAGAGGAGGGCAAGCCCATCTTCCTCTCCGTGGGCTACCACACCTGCCACTGGTGCCACGTGATGCACCGGGAGTCCTTCCGGGACGAGGGGGTGGCCGCCCTCCTCAACGCCCACTTCGTGCCCGTCAAGGTGGACCGGGAGGAGCTTCCCGATGTGGACGCCGCCTACATGCGGGCCCTGGTGAGCCTCACCGGCCAGGGGGGCTGGCCCATGAGCCTCTTCCTCACCCCGGAGGGGAAGCCCTTCTTTGGGGGGACCTACTTCCCCAAGGAGGACCGGGGTGGCCTCCCCGGGTTCAAGCGGGTCCTCCTGGGCGTGGCCAGGGCCTGGCGGGAGGAGCAGGAGGCCCTCAAGGAGGAGGCGGAAAGGCTCGCAAAGGCCCTTTGGCGAAGCCTGAGCCCACCCCCGGGCCCGGTTCCTCAGGACGTGGAGGATAGGGCCTTGGAAGCCCTTCTCCGCTCCTTTGACCCCGAGTGGGGGGGCTTCCTCCCCGCCCCCAAGTTCCCCCAGGGGCCCCTCCTCCTCTACCTCCTGGCCCGGGCCTGGCAGGGGGAGGAGGCCCCAAAGGCCATGCTCCGGAAGACCTTCACCGCCATGGCCCTGGGCGGGGTCTACGACCAGGTGGGCGGGGGGTTCCACCGCTACGCCACCGACCGCCTCTGGCGCCTCCCCCACTTTGAGAAGATGCTCTACGACAACGCCCTCCTGGCCCGGGTCTACCTGGGGGCCCACCGGGTCCTGAAAGACCCCCTTTTCCTCCGGGTGGCCCGGGAGACCCTGGACTGGCTCCTTTCCATGCAGCATCGGGAAGGGGGGTTCTTCACCGCCCTGGACGCGGAGAGCGAGGGGGAGGAGGGGCTTTACTACACCTGGACGGAGGGGGAGCTCAGAGGGGCCCTGGGGGAGGACTTTCCCCTGGCCCGCCGCTACTTCGCCCTAGGGGAGGACCTCCTGGGCCGCTCCGTCCTCACCGCCTGGGGGGAGGAGGCCCTCCAGAGGGAGCTTGGGGAAGGCTTCGCCCCCTGGCGGGAAGGGGTGCGGAGGAGGCTTCAGGAGGCCAGGCGGAGGCGGATGCCCCCGGCCCTGGACGACAAGGTCCTGGCCGACTGGTCCAGTCTGGCGGTGAGGGCCCTGGCGGAGGCGGGAAGGCTCCTCCAGGAGGGGAGGTACCTGGAGGCGGCCCGAAGGGGGGTCCACTTCCTCCTCCAGAGGATGGGGAAGGGGGGCGTTCTCCGCCACGCCTGGCGGGAGGGCCGCCTGGGAGAGGAGGCCTACCTGGCCGACCAGGCCTTCGCCGCCTTGGCCCTCCTGGAGCTCTACGCCGCCACAGGGGAGTGGCCCTACCTGGAGGAGGCGAGGAGGCTTTTGGAGGCGGGCCTCGCCCTCCTGGAGGAGCCGGGCCTTCCCCTCCCCGCCAGGGCCCTGGAGGAGGGGGCCCTCCCCTCTGGGGAAAGCGCCCTGGCCGAGGCCCTTTGGCGGCTGGGGGGGCTTTTCGGCCCCCGGTACCACGAGAAGGCCAGGGCCCTCCTGGAGGCCCAGGCCCACTTCCTCGCCCGCCACCCGGAGGCCTTTCCCGGCTTCCTCCTGGTCCACCGCCTCCTGAAGGAGGGAACGGAGCTGGCTGTCCCCTTTCCTTCCCCCCACCTCCAGGAGGTCCAGGCCCAGTACCTGCCCCTGACCCAGCTCGTCCTGGGGCCCGCGGGGGCCCTGCCCGCCCTCGAGGGCAAGGAGCCCGGCCTCCTCTACCCCTGCCGCCGGGGGGCCTGCCGCCTGCCCACGGGGAGCCTGGAAGAGGCTCTAGAGGCCCTCAGGTCGCCCTGAAGCGCACCCAGGCCCCGGGCCAGGCCTGGCCCAGGAGCCAGAGGTCCCGGGGGTCCACCCGGGCGGGCTTGGCATAGCCCCCCAGGCTCCCCTTGTCCGCCAGGAGGACCAAAGGCCTTCCCGACGGGGGCACCTGCACCCCGCCCAGGGGGGTGGGCTCGGAAAGCCCCTCCCCCCCGGGGACCTCGGGGCCCAGGAGCTCCAAGCCCATGCGGTCGGCCCGCGCCACCCGGAAAGGCCCCTGGAGAAGGGCCTGGAAGGCCTCCCGGCCGAACTGGGGCCCGGGGAGGAGGCGGAGGGTGAGGACCTGGGGGAGGGGCCTTGGGGCAAAGGCCAGGCCGGGGCGGGCCGGACGCTCCTCCCCTAGGCCCAGGACGTCCCCCGCCCTCAGGGGCCGCCCGATCCGCCCCCTCAGGTCCGGGGAGGCGGAGCCCAGGAAGGGGGTGGCCTCGAGGCCCCCCGCCACCGCCAGGTACCCCCGCACCCCAAGGCCCCCCGGGCGGAAGCGGAGGGCCTTGCCTTTGGGCCAAAGGAAGCTAAGCCCCGGCGGCACCTCCGCCCCGTCTACCTCCACCCAAAGCCCATACCCGGCAAAGGCCGCCACCAGGGGCCTGAGGGCGGTGAGCACGGGGCCCCTTAGGCTCACCTCCAGAAGGGGGGCATCGGGGCGGTTTCCCACCAGGCGGTTGGCCATCTGGGCGGAGTAGGGGTCTAAAGGCCCCGAGCGGGCCAGGCCGAAGCGGCCCATGAGGAACCTCCCCCCGTCCACCAAGAGGTCCAAAAGCCCGGGCTCCTCTACCCGGATGGCGGGAAGCCTGGGCTCCTGGGGAAGGAGTTCCAGGGGAGCGGGCTCCCCCGGCGTGGGCCCCTCGGCCTCCTGGAAGCGGACCCGGTCCCCCGGGCGGAGGAGAAAGGGCTCCGCGCGGTGAGGGTCGTAGACCGCGAGGAGGGCAGTCCCCAAGAGGTTCCACCCCCCTGGGGAGGGCAGGGGGTAGATCCCCGTCTGCACCCCCGCCACGGCCACGCAGTGGGCGGGCACCTTTGGCCTGGGGTGGGGCCTTCTGGGGAGGCGCAGGGGGGGCTCCACCGGGGCCATGAAGGGGAAGCCCGGGGTGAAGCCCAGGGCGTAGACCCGGTAGAGGGGCTTCCCGTGGAGGGCCTTCACCACCTCCGGGGAGAGGCCTGCCCGGGCAGCCACCTCCAGGAGGTCCTCCCCATCGTAGCGCACGGGGATCTCCACCACCCTCCCCTCCTCCACCTCGTCAAGGGACAAGGCTTGGAGGAGGCGAAGAAGCCTCCCCCGGGGAAGCCGCCTGGGGTCGTACTCCAGGTAGAGGGTGCTGTAGGCGGGGACCGCGTCCAGGAGGCCGGGAGGGGGATTCTTCAAGAGGGCCCCAGCCAGGGCCAAGGCCCTCCGGCTCCCCTCTTCGGAAAGCCCCTCCCCGAAGCGCAGGTAGACTCCTTCCAGCACCCCCTCACTCTACCGCCCGGCCTTGACGCCGGGGCCCAGGAGGCTTATGGTGCGGGCAGGAGGAGACCAGGATGCCAGGGATCTTCTACAGCCAGGGCCAGGACCACTACGCCTTGGACCCGGATCTGAAAGTGGTTTTAGACACTTTTGCTCCGGGCCAGCCCCAGGAGGAGCTCTCCGCCTTCGGCAGGCTCGTAGGGGAGGAGGTGCTAGAGGTGGCCCACCACATCGACCAGCTCTCCCCACCCCGCCTCCAGATGCACGACCCCGATGGAAACCGCATAGACCGGGCTTGGATCTCCCCTGCCCAAAGGGCCGTATTGGAAAGGCTCAGGTCCATGGTCCGCCCCGCCTACGAGGGCCGGGGCTGGCCCCTCCATTACGCCATGGGCTACCTCCTGGCGGACGGTGGACTTTACTGCATCCTTACCATCACCCACCAGGTGGCCTACGCCCTCCACAAGTACGCCCCGGAGTGGGAAGGGGTGAAGCGGGACCTCCTCTACGGGAGGGCCTTTGGGGCCACCTGGATGACGGAGATCCAAGGGGGAAGCGACCTGGGGGCGAACCGCACCCTAGCCAGGAGGGAGGGGGAGGCCTACCGGCTTTACCACGGGGACAAGTACTTCGCCTCGGGGGCGGGGCTTGCGGACTGGGCCCTGGTCACCGCCCGGCCGGAAGGCGCCCCGGAGGGCCCCAAGGGGCTCGCCCTTTTCCTCCTCCCCCGGGAGGTGGAGGGAGGGCTCAACTTCCGGGTGCGCCGCTTCAAGGAAAAGCTCGCCACCCGGGCCGTGCCCTCGGGGGAGGTGGAGCTAGAAGGGAGCCTCGCCCACCTTATCGGCAAACCCGAGGAGGGGATCTACTACACCCTGGAAACCCTCACCGTGGCCCGCCTGGCCAACGCCGCAGCCGCCATGGGCCTCGCCAAGAAGGCCCACCTGGAGACCCTCTTCCGGGTGCGCCGCCGCATGGCCTTCGGCAAAAGGCTCCTGGACCACGACCTCGTCCGGCACGACCTCCTAGAGATGCGCCTAAGGCAGGTGGCGGGCACCGCCCTGGCCTTCCTGGCCGTGGCCCAGTTTGACCGGGTCTGGGAGGAAAGGCCCCCCTACTCCCCGGCCTACCACCTGGCCCGCCTCCTCTCCCACCTGGCCAAGGGGCGCACCGCCGAGCACGCCGCCCAGGTCACCGGGCTTGCCATGGAGCTCTTTGGCGGGCTCGGTTTCTTGGAGGAGTACGGGGTGGCCCGCTTCCACCGGGAAGCCCTCATCACCCCCATCTGGGAGGGCCCGGCCAACATCCAAGCCCTGGACATGCTGGAGGCCGTGGCCAAGAAAAGGGCCCACGAGCCCCTTCTGGAGATGCTCCAGGCCACCCCCCTAGCCCTAAAGGCGGCGGAAGGGGCCCTGAGGCGCCTGGAGGAGGAGGGCCCCTGGCACGCCAAGGAGGCCCTAAGGCGCCTTTCGGACGCCCTCAGCGTCCACGCCCTTTCGGCCATGGGGGAGCCCTACGGAGAGATGGCCCGGCTCTACGCCCGCCGCTTCCTGGAGGGGGAAAGCCTCCCCAAGGAGGCGGCAAGGCCCGAGCTTTACGACCCCTGGTGGAGCCTCTCGTAGAGGAGCTCTAGGTCCTCGGGGCGGAAGCGGGCGGTGTACCCCTTGGGGGGGAGGGGCTCTTGGTAGAAGAACTCGGGGAGGCGATCCTCCTCGTGGGTGAAGCCCGCCAGGTGGTTGAAGCGGTGCTCCAGCCTAAGGACCCCCTCTCCCAGCTCCCGCCAGAAGTCCGGGGTGAGGCGGGTACCCAAAGCGGCGTTCACCGCCTCGGCCACGAAGGTCGTCTCCTTGTTGGTGACGCTTCCCCCAAAGACGCAAAGCCCCAGGGAATCGTTGGCGGCGGCGTTCACCTGGGCGGTGTAGCTGGCCTCCAGGATCCCCTCCACCCCCATGGCCCGGGTCTCCAGCCTGGGGGCGTTCCCAGCCGTGTGGTCCGCCCCCTGGGCGGTGACCATCATGGTCACCCCCGTGGCCTCCACCACCCGGGGGTCGTAGGCGGAGATGGCCTGACGCTTGACGACAGGCACGCGCTCAACCCCCAAGGCCTCTCCCAGCCGGGCCGTGCCCTGGGCCAGGAGGCGGGCCTCCTCGCCATCCCCGTAAAGGGACCTGAGCTTGGCCTCCATGAAGGCGTAGTCCCCCCAGTCCGCCAAGCCCTTCTCCATGAAGAGGGCCAGGCTGGCCCCAGCCTCGATGGTGTCTATGCCCAGGTCATTGGCCAGGCGGTTGAGGCAGGCAAGCCGGTCGGGGTCGGTGAGCCCACAATTGGTGCCCAGGAGGCCGATGGTCTCGTACTCCAAAGGGGAGACCACCTCCTCCCCCCTTTCGTCTACAATCACGTTGGAGCACTGGATCACGCATCCCGGCATGCAGGCGTGGGTGTGCTTGCCGCCCCGGCCTTTGTTGAGGGGGGCGATGTACTGTCCCCCCATGCGGAACGCCTCCGGAGGGGCGAGCCTGCCCTGGCGGAAGTTGCGCACGGGCAGGCCCCCGAAGACGTTCTGGAAGTCCGCCATCCCCATGGTGCCGATGGCGTTGTAGAACTTCATGACCAGGGGGTCCTCCCGGAGGAGCCGGGCGTAGCGGCGGACGCCTTCCAGCACCTTGGGCTTGTCGTGAACCTCCGCCTTCCCCAAAACCTCCACCACGATGGCCTTGACCCGCTTCAGGCCCATGACCGCTCCCACGCCCCCCCGGGCCGCCAGGCGGGAGGGGCGGCCGTCTACGTCGGAAAAGGCGATGCCGGATAGGAGGCCCAGGTACTCCCCCACGGGGCCTAAGAGGGCGAAGGCGATCCTTTCCCCGTAGGCGGCGAAGAGCTTCTTTGCGGCGGCGAAGTTGCCGAGGCCCAGGAGGTCCCCTGCGGGGTCAAAGAAGACCTCCCCCGCCTTGGTGAGGCGGAGGACCACCCAGTCGGGGCTTTGGCCCTCGAGGACCAGGTAGGCCAGCTTGAGCTGTCCCAGGGCGTAGCCGAAGGTGCCCCCACCGTTGGCCTCCTTGATGCCTAGGGTAAGGGGGCTTCGGGTGCCCACGCTGGTGCGGTTGGCGTTGGAGAACCCCGTGCCTGCAAGGGGCCCCACGGCGAAGACCAGGGGGTTTTCCGGGGAAAGGGGGTCAAAACGGTGGGCCTCCCGCTCCAAAAGGACCTTCCCCGTGCGGTACCGCCCCCCAAAGGCCACCTCCTCCGGCGACACTTCGTTCCAGTAGGCCTTTCTTCCCTTCAGATCAAGCTGTAAAGACCGCCACACCGTCCACCTCCACGCGCACCACCCGGGTTTCCTCCGGGTGACGGAAGGGATCCCGGTCAAAGGCTACCAGGTCTGCCGCATGCCCCGGCCAGAGCCGAGCAGGGGGCAGGGCGCTGGCCTCAGGCTGAGCGTAGTAGAAAAGGGCCCGCTCCAAAGGGAGGCCCCTTCCTGTTAGGGGGCGGCCTGCAGCCAGGGCCCCTTTGAGGGGGCTCACCTCTAGCACCACCGGGGCATCGGAGGAAAAGGCCAGGGAGAGCCCCGCCCGCTCCATGCGGACAAGCTGATAGCACCAGGGCAGGAACTCGGGGGGAAGGTAGCGGAGGAAGTTTTCCCTGAGCTCGTCCAGAAAGATGGGCTGGGGCACCGCCCAGACCCCCAGGGCCCGGGCCAGGGCCAAGGCCTTGGGGCTGGGCAGGCCGAAGTGCTCCAGGCGATGCCGGGTGGGCAGGGGCCTGGCCCTGTAGAGGCGGCGGTAGGCCTTGAGAACCTCGAGGATGGCCACATCCCCAATGGCGTGGGTGGCGATAAAAAAGCCCTTCTCGTGGGCGGGGAGGGCCAGCTCAAAAAGCTCCTCCGCCCTGAGGCGCAAGACCCCTTGCCCGCTCATCTCCCGGTAAGGACGGCTCACGGCCGCCGAGGCGCCGGAAAGGCCCCCATCGGCGAAGAACTTGACCCCGGCGATGACCAGGCGCTCCGAGCGGTAGGGCTCGGGCAAAGGGTAGGTGGCCTCCTCCCCATCGGGACGCACTACGGCCAGGACGCTCACCCGCATGGGGAGGCGGCCCTCCTGGTCCAGGCGGCGGTAGGCGGCGAGGAGCAGGGGATCGGCCCCGGGCTCTAGGGCCGAGGTGATCCCGTGAGACAAAAGGTGCCTGGCCCCGGCCAGGATGTAGCGCTGGTAGTCATCCACGGTGCGCCTGGGCAAGGCCCTTTCCAGGAGACCATGGGCCCGTTCCAGGAGCAGACCGTCCCAATAGCGGATCTCGCCCCCAGGGGGGCTTGGAGTATCCGGGCCGATACCGGCGGCCTCCAGGGC
The genomic region above belongs to Thermus sediminis and contains:
- a CDS encoding type II toxin-antitoxin system VapC family toxin, producing MRPSAAFVDTSALYALLDRDDAHHQEAAQAFAELLRRRIPLHTHAYVVVESLALVQRRLGMEAARVLVHDLLGVVRVAPVDGELHQAALTATLASGRRDVSLVDWTSFLFMRRREMERAFAYDAHFWEQGFQPVQENHG
- a CDS encoding acyl-CoA dehydrogenase family protein, yielding MPGIFYSQGQDHYALDPDLKVVLDTFAPGQPQEELSAFGRLVGEEVLEVAHHIDQLSPPRLQMHDPDGNRIDRAWISPAQRAVLERLRSMVRPAYEGRGWPLHYAMGYLLADGGLYCILTITHQVAYALHKYAPEWEGVKRDLLYGRAFGATWMTEIQGGSDLGANRTLARREGEAYRLYHGDKYFASGAGLADWALVTARPEGAPEGPKGLALFLLPREVEGGLNFRVRRFKEKLATRAVPSGEVELEGSLAHLIGKPEEGIYYTLETLTVARLANAAAAMGLAKKAHLETLFRVRRRMAFGKRLLDHDLVRHDLLEMRLRQVAGTALAFLAVAQFDRVWEERPPYSPAYHLARLLSHLAKGRTAEHAAQVTGLAMELFGGLGFLEEYGVARFHREALITPIWEGPANIQALDMLEAVAKKRAHEPLLEMLQATPLALKAAEGALRRLEEEGPWHAKEALRRLSDALSVHALSAMGEPYGEMARLYARRFLEGESLPKEAARPELYDPWWSLS
- a CDS encoding aldehyde ferredoxin oxidoreductase C-terminal domain-containing protein, which codes for MWRSLQLDLKGRKAYWNEVSPEEVAFGGRYRTGKVLLEREAHRFDPLSPENPLVFAVGPLAGTGFSNANRTSVGTRSPLTLGIKEANGGGTFGYALGQLKLAYLVLEGQSPDWVVLRLTKAGEVFFDPAGDLLGLGNFAAAKKLFAAYGERIAFALLGPVGEYLGLLSGIAFSDVDGRPSRLAARGGVGAVMGLKRVKAIVVEVLGKAEVHDKPKVLEGVRRYARLLREDPLVMKFYNAIGTMGMADFQNVFGGLPVRNFRQGRLAPPEAFRMGGQYIAPLNKGRGGKHTHACMPGCVIQCSNVIVDERGEEVVSPLEYETIGLLGTNCGLTDPDRLACLNRLANDLGIDTIEAGASLALFMEKGLADWGDYAFMEAKLRSLYGDGEEARLLAQGTARLGEALGVERVPVVKRQAISAYDPRVVEATGVTMMVTAQGADHTAGNAPRLETRAMGVEGILEASYTAQVNAAANDSLGLCVFGGSVTNKETTFVAEAVNAALGTRLTPDFWRELGEGVLRLEHRFNHLAGFTHEEDRLPEFFYQEPLPPKGYTARFRPEDLELLYERLHQGS
- a CDS encoding thioredoxin domain-containing protein, with the translated sequence MNRLKDAKSPYLLAHAEDPVDWHPFGEEAFRKAQEEGKPIFLSVGYHTCHWCHVMHRESFRDEGVAALLNAHFVPVKVDREELPDVDAAYMRALVSLTGQGGWPMSLFLTPEGKPFFGGTYFPKEDRGGLPGFKRVLLGVARAWREEQEALKEEAERLAKALWRSLSPPPGPVPQDVEDRALEALLRSFDPEWGGFLPAPKFPQGPLLLYLLARAWQGEEAPKAMLRKTFTAMALGGVYDQVGGGFHRYATDRLWRLPHFEKMLYDNALLARVYLGAHRVLKDPLFLRVARETLDWLLSMQHREGGFFTALDAESEGEEGLYYTWTEGELRGALGEDFPLARRYFALGEDLLGRSVLTAWGEEALQRELGEGFAPWREGVRRRLQEARRRRMPPALDDKVLADWSSLAVRALAEAGRLLQEGRYLEAARRGVHFLLQRMGKGGVLRHAWREGRLGEEAYLADQAFAALALLELYAATGEWPYLEEARRLLEAGLALLEEPGLPLPARALEEGALPSGESALAEALWRLGGLFGPRYHEKARALLEAQAHFLARHPEAFPGFLLVHRLLKEGTELAVPFPSPHLQEVQAQYLPLTQLVLGPAGALPALEGKEPGLLYPCRRGACRLPTGSLEEALEALRSP
- a CDS encoding ribbon-helix-helix domain-containing protein, encoding MVRTQVQLPEDQLVRLRAKALEEGVSLAELVRRAVERYLLEEENGGYEERARRALEAVGRFASGAKDVSEAHDQYLDEAFRSLR
- the nadA gene encoding quinolinate synthase NadA; the protein is MDKETLTQAVLELKEKRKAVILAHSYQLPEVQEVADFVGDSLSLAREAQRTQAEVIVFCGVHFMAETAAILNPEKTVLLPDLEAGCSLADSIRPEDILEWKRAHPDGIVVAYVNTRAEVKALADVCVTSANAVEVVSRLPQDRPIYFVPDMFLGAHVARVTGRKMDLFPGECHVHAGIREEHLLALLEAHPEAEFLIHPECGCGSGCLYLKPDAKMLSTEGMVRHAKASEKEAFVVATEVGILHRLRKEAPGKAFFPVKPDAVCEYMKRITLEKVYHSLRDLKHVVQVPEEVAKRARRALLGMVAVG
- a CDS encoding amidohydrolase, with product MRRVVGWVYVPDAWGRFRPHRALWVREGRVAGLEPGRGEGEAILPGFHDAHVHIWKVGQLLTDLLDLRGVGSLEALGKLLQERDRLLPPGAWLLGRGWNEVRLGAWPNRAFLDSVLPRRPVVLTRTCAHIHAANTRALEAAGIGPDTPSPPGGEIRYWDGLLLERAHGLLERALPRRTVDDYQRYILAGARHLLSHGITSALEPGADPLLLAAYRRLDQEGRLPMRVSVLAVVRPDGEEATYPLPEPYRSERLVIAGVKFFADGGLSGASAAVSRPYREMSGQGVLRLRAEELFELALPAHEKGFFIATHAIGDVAILEVLKAYRRLYRARPLPTRHRLEHFGLPSPKALALARALGVWAVPQPIFLDELRENFLRYLPPEFLPWCYQLVRMERAGLSLAFSSDAPVVLEVSPLKGALAAGRPLTGRGLPLERALFYYAQPEASALPPARLWPGHAADLVAFDRDPFRHPEETRVVRVEVDGVAVFTA
- the nadC gene encoding carboxylating nicotinate-nucleotide diphosphorylase; this encodes MEGFPHLDEALRAWLLEDLGHGDLTTALLVPEALRGEAVILAKEEGVVAGLPVAGRVFALLDPGVAFTPLLPEGGRVHMGQEVARVAGPLRGILTGERLALNLLQRLSGIATLTRSYVEALRGTKAQVLDTRKTTPGLRALEKYAVRVGGGRNHRFGLFDGVLIKENHIRAAGGVGEAVRRAKAEAPHHLKVEVEVRDLAELEEALEAGADLILLDNFPLEAIREAVRRVGGRVPLEASGNMTLERAKEAAEAGVDYVSVGALTHSAKALDLSLLVVKP
- the pxpB gene encoding 5-oxoprolinase subunit PxpB, yielding MLEGVYLRFGEGLSEEGSRRALALAGALLKNPPPGLLDAVPAYSTLYLEYDPRRLPRGRLLRLLQALSLDEVEEGRVVEIPVRYDGEDLLEVAARAGLSPEVVKALHGKPLYRVYALGFTPGFPFMAPVEPPLRLPRRPHPRPKVPAHCVAVAGVQTGIYPLPSPGGWNLLGTALLAVYDPHRAEPFLLRPGDRVRFQEAEGPTPGEPAPLELLPQEPRLPAIRVEEPGLLDLLVDGGRFLMGRFGLARSGPLDPYSAQMANRLVGNRPDAPLLEVSLRGPVLTALRPLVAAFAGYGLWVEVDGAEVPPGLSFLWPKGKALRFRPGGLGVRGYLAVAGGLEATPFLGSASPDLRGRIGRPLRAGDVLGLGEERPARPGLAFAPRPLPQVLTLRLLPGPQFGREAFQALLQGPFRVARADRMGLELLGPEVPGGEGLSEPTPLGGVQVPPSGRPLVLLADKGSLGGYAKPARVDPRDLWLLGQAWPGAWVRFRAT